In Crassostrea angulata isolate pt1a10 chromosome 6, ASM2561291v2, whole genome shotgun sequence, a genomic segment contains:
- the LOC128190311 gene encoding uncharacterized protein LOC128190311, with amino-acid sequence MYSVPYPCPLFVRHKYISTMPHYRRYQPAPNYSSLRQERGEHYLNYVRRSTSPRRLIEPTRLVYDLALLSDGTFQRDICDAILDQYSLTRDQFDVRWIEKIRNEARTILCTERWVEDNILSLIRSSNLRRRARSTATAASSSPSGLCVDIRLRNNPKLDVVHENAVEDPLSYTEESVMEIANTDCPVSIDHEVAGSPVTRVPMEPAAFVKEVLTVEDECVWSRESSHAVVSKKRRLPLRHVQQNDYSETADKRARLSPEIQVAVVRPRVNFQWCPFPGCNVKNRKIKRHVQQSHLPRIFSDVKPIRSMEEFQLCKLQFAALESLVRIVVGHDASVFTAVDYVNQTHQIPQETTLHPDTVACIRRLCDHQH; translated from the coding sequence taTATATCTACTATGCCACACTACAGGAGATATCAGCCAGCTCCGAATTATTCATCTCTACGCCAGGAGAGAGGAGAGCATTATCTGAACTATGTGAGAAGAAGCACCTCCCCAAGAAGACTGATCGAGCCTACTCGTCTCGTTTACGACTTGGCCCTGTTGAGTGATGGAACTTTTCAAAGAGACATATGCGATGCTATCCTGGATCAATACAGCTTAACACGAGATCAATTTGACGTTCGCTGGATTGAGAAGATTAGGAATGAAGCGCGTACCATTCTGTGCACTGAAAGATGGGTTGAGGACAATATTCTATCACTTATTCGAAGCTCCAATCTAAGAAGAAGAGCACGTTCTACTGCGACAGCTGCTTCATCATCACCATCCGGTTTGTGTGTGGATATTCGTCTCCGGAACAATCCCAAACTGGATGTTGTGCATGAAAATGCAGTAGAAGATCCGCTTTCTTATACCGAGGAGTCTGTGATGGAGATTGCTAACACTGACTGTCCCGTCTCCATTGATCATGAAGTAGCGGGGTCACCCGTAACTCGTGTACCGATGGAGCCTGCGGCTTTTGTGAAGGAAGTTCTTACGGTGGAGGACGAGTGTGTTTGGAGCAGGGAGTCTTCACATGCAGTTGTATCAAAGAAGCGAAGATTACCCCTGCGACATGTCCAGCAGAATGACTATTCCGAGACTGCTGACAAGCGTGCTCGTTTATCCCCTGAAATTCAGGTGGCAGTCGTGAGGCCTCGTGTGAACTTTCAGTGGTGCCCATTTCCTGGCTGCAATGTTAAGAACAGAAAGATCAAGCGTCATGTTCAACAGTCCCACCTTCCTAGGATATTCAGTGATGTGAAACCGATTCGCTCTATGGAGGAGTTTCAGCTATGCAAACTACAGTTCGCAGCGCTGGAGTCTTTGGTTAGGATCGTTGTTGGACATGATGCTAGTGTGTTCACAGCAGTAGATTACGTCAACCAGACACATCAGATTCCTCAGGAAACTACTCTTCATCCGGATACAGTCGCGTGTATTAGGAGATTATGTGACCATCAGCACTAG
- the LOC128190309 gene encoding acyl-coenzyme A diphosphatase NUDT19-like → MVYCFLKKNKPTSSLYTNCVNNKRFKIQIYHHYSTMAAVLKHWRESATLLVVAKTSKLIPNGVNGGGLQLEGTGAEQSQYNYKMLMLKRSDKSKFMPNVYVFPGGIAEDADFSAEWLDLYMKFGESESKELFKYLTSAGTGPPMFSRTRDQEFQHIPSELAFRICAIRETFEESGVLIARSIEDKSHLNSDYPRKPVWGTSFPMETQVADEWRRRVDKNPLEFIKMCRTLNVIPDVWSLSEWSNWLTPVTLSNTGKGARRRYDTAFFMCVVDHLPEAMHDNNETVDLKWIAPDTLLSEYYRSKGLLAPPQVYEVHRLLHFQLVEDLHRFNWDRALKHRVRQYFPVVVGCEDDFVIVYPGDELYPEELDRIGESPILTVKCSLEDLPKRYPSMNRMHMVVDGQQWVNISAGDGQVIPNFERTFQQSLQPKL, encoded by the exons ATGGTTTACTGTTTTCTCAAAAAGAACAAACCGACCTCGAGTTTGTATACAAACTGTGTAAACAACAAAAGGTTCAAAATCCAGATTTATCATCACTATTCTACAATGGCGGCTGTACTGAAGCATTGGCGAGAATCAGCAACGTTGCTTGTAGTAGCAAAGACTTCTAAACTTATACCGAATGGTGTAAACGGTGGAGGCTTGCAGCTGGAAGGTACAGGTGCAGAGCAATCGCAATACAACTACAAGATGCTGATGCTGAAAAGGTCAGACAAAAGCAAGTTCATGCCTAATGTGTATGTTTTTCCTGGGGGTATAGCGGAGGACGCTGACTTTTCGGCAGAATGGCTAGACCTCtacatgaaatttggcgaatcGGAGAGCAAAGAGCTGTTTAAATATCTGACTTCGGCTGGAACTGGCCCCCCAATGTTCAGCAGAACACGAGACCAAGAGTTCCAGCACATTCCCAGTGAGCTAGCTTTCAGAATCTGTGCTATACGTGAAACGTTTGAAGAATCTGGTGTTCTTATTGCTAGAAGTATTGAGGACAAGTCACACTTAAACTCAGATTATCCCAGGAAGCCAGTTTGGGGTACAAGTTTTCCTATGGAAACTCAGGTAGCAGATGAGTGGAGGAGACGTGTGGACAAAAACCCATTAGAGTTCATAAAAATGTGCCGTACTCTAAATGTGATTCCAGACGTATGGTCTTTGTCCGAGTGGTCGAACTGGTTGACCCCAGTGACTCTATCAAATACTGGGAAGGGAGCGAGGCGACGATATGACACAGCCTTTTTCATGTGTGTAGTGGACCACCTTCCAGAGGCTATGCACGACAACAACGAGACTGTGGATTTAAAG TGGATAGCCCCAGACACTCTGCTGAGCGAATACTACCGTTCTAAGGGCCTTCTTGCCCCTCCCCAGGTGTATGAGGTTCACAGGCTCCTCCACTTTCAGCTGGTTGAGGACCTTCATCGTTTTAACTGGGATAGGGCCCTCAAACATCGTGTCAGACAGTACTTTCCTGTCGTTGTTGGCTGTGAGGATGATTTCGTTATTGTGTATCCAG GTGATGAATTATACCCCGAGGAACTGGACAGAATTGGTGAGAGTCCAATCTTAACCGTGAAATGTTCCCTGGAAGACCTTCCCAAAAGGTATCCATCAATGAACAGGATGCATATGGTTGTGGATGGGCAACAGTGGGTCAACATTTCTGCTGGGGATGGTCAAGTCATCCCCAACTTTGAGCGGACATTTCAACAATCTCTCCAACCCAAACTGTGA
- the LOC128190314 gene encoding P2X purinoceptor 7-like, translated as MEESLFADDLPDFVVQPYQFEPVKNNAQHTDDFGSSSEDEEDDLGQPMGQFPLPTDTNWCKCGNCVIMDTARECKCCHDIAEVCSRMEEIACDCIIQHPSFAVNCLNHYVLDVSYYEYIQNNGPLGNDEPIHELYRHLAYRRFARFIWRRLGRHNRRILPACVVTAIRQKFPSQQYCGFRYPGEPR; from the exons ATGGAAGAATCTTTATTTGCTGACGATCTACCCGATTTCGTGGTACAGCCGTATCAGTTCGAACCAGTCAAAAATAACGCCCAACACACGGATGACTTTGGTTCTTCATCGGAAGATGAAGAAGATGATCTTGGACAGCCTATGGGTCAATTTCCTTTGCCCACAGATACTAACTG GTGTAAATGTGGCAACTGTGTGATTATGGACACAGCTAGAGAATGTAAATGCTGTCACGACATCGCTGAAGTATGCAGTCGCATGGAAGAAATAGCATGTGACTGTATTATCCAGCATCCTAGCTTTGCAGTGAATTGCCTGAATCACTACGTCCTAGATGTCTCCTACTATGAATATATCCAAAACAATGGACCCCTGGGAAACGATGAGCCAATCCATGA GCTGTATCGACATTTAGCATATCGTCGGTTTGCAAGATTTATTTGGCGGCGCTTAGGAAGACACAACCGACGCATACTGCCAGCTTGTGTAGTGACAGCTATAAGACAGAAATTTCCAAGCCAACAATATTGCGGATTTCGGTATCCCGGGGAACCTCGCTAA